From a region of the Campylobacter showae genome:
- a CDS encoding uroporphyrinogen-III synthase gives MIYLVGSNLEFDGVKTLVLNEIKFNKFSVNLAEFDALVLTSKNSVNALKFNQISPDNLQIYSIGEGTSRAAMEFGFAQIYTAKNAHGNDFAAEIAPLLRGKKTLFLRARETASSVSEILRENGINLTQIIAYENVFKPLGEEQKPPKNSAIIFTAPSAVRNFTRNFGWDESYKAVAIGLTTAKELENFTSPAISAQQNINACVSLAKTLL, from the coding sequence ATGATCTATCTGGTCGGGTCAAATTTGGAATTTGATGGCGTAAAGACGCTGGTTTTAAACGAGATAAAATTTAATAAATTTAGCGTAAATTTAGCCGAATTTGACGCGCTGGTTTTGACCTCCAAAAACTCCGTAAACGCGCTAAAATTTAATCAAATTTCGCCAGATAATTTACAAATTTACTCCATCGGCGAAGGCACTAGCCGTGCGGCTATGGAGTTTGGTTTCGCTCAAATTTACACTGCAAAAAACGCTCACGGAAACGACTTTGCTGCCGAGATCGCACCACTTTTGCGGGGTAAAAAAACGCTATTTTTAAGAGCGCGAGAGACGGCTTCGAGCGTGAGCGAAATTTTGCGAGAGAACGGCATAAATTTGACGCAAATAATCGCTTACGAAAACGTTTTTAAACCGCTTGGCGAGGAGCAAAAACCGCCTAAAAATTCGGCGATTATTTTTACTGCCCCCTCGGCGGTACGAAATTTTACTCGAAATTTCGGCTGGGACGAGAGCTATAAAGCCGTTGCTATCGGGCTTACGACGGCAAAAGAGCTAGAAAATTTTACCTCGCCTGCAATAAGTGCCCAGCAAAATATAAATGCCTGCGTAAGCCTCGCAAAAACGCTACTTTAA
- a CDS encoding PIN domain-containing protein, which produces MARFIIDDENISVDNLATLKKLGQKDKIYIVTNNRQKLSISVLAWFLARKIKIKIILLESAHKDYADKIITFLMGKLSHKKDKIYIVSNDKFYDDVIDFFNKQDKSGGKFHKLKFDFNRSHTAQLIEENQDEIAILIQNSGSLSELHMKFISKFGSKNGAGVYNALKEDARKIYKKPQIENSQKGEVKRIAAPNFAKSRPVTQGDEQKLDEREKLKTESNLSGEVLHAQSAQTKEQNLENRSQIDQNVEPKKPQPLDSENDAAAKEEKNLQEAKGVESNLSDDLGPAEHPKDAEQNLSVKASSEDLKADEKGQNLSNKRPPQKSKQANAPQNEAKNKAENTAKSQPSPKIDEVKKQEIRKIAFESKNLGDFHNGLVKKYGADEAGKLYKALKQKAKEYLSRRGVAK; this is translated from the coding sequence ATGGCAAGATTTATAATAGACGACGAAAACATAAGCGTAGATAATCTAGCGACGCTAAAAAAGCTAGGACAAAAAGATAAAATTTACATCGTAACCAACAATAGGCAAAAGCTAAGCATCTCTGTTTTGGCGTGGTTTCTGGCGCGAAAAATCAAAATAAAAATCATACTTTTAGAAAGCGCTCACAAGGACTATGCCGATAAAATAATTACGTTTTTAATGGGCAAACTCTCGCACAAAAAAGACAAAATTTACATCGTCAGCAATGATAAATTTTACGACGACGTGATAGATTTTTTTAATAAACAAGATAAAAGCGGCGGTAAATTTCATAAGCTAAAATTTGACTTCAATCGCTCGCACACTGCGCAGCTCATCGAAGAAAATCAAGACGAAATCGCGATCTTGATACAAAATTCTGGCAGCCTCAGCGAGCTTCATATGAAATTTATCTCAAAATTCGGCAGCAAAAACGGCGCTGGCGTGTATAACGCGTTAAAAGAGGATGCGAGGAAAATTTACAAAAAACCTCAAATAGAAAACTCGCAAAAAGGCGAAGTAAAGCGTATCGCAGCGCCAAATTTCGCAAAATCTAGGCCGGTGACTCAAGGCGATGAGCAAAAACTTGACGAGCGAGAAAAATTAAAAACGGAGTCAAATTTAAGCGGCGAGGTTTTACACGCTCAAAGCGCTCAGACAAAAGAGCAAAATTTAGAAAATCGCTCGCAAATCGATCAAAATGTGGAGCCCAAAAAACCGCAGCCTTTAGATAGCGAAAACGACGCGGCGGCAAAAGAGGAGAAAAATTTACAAGAAGCCAAGGGCGTAGAGTCAAATTTAAGCGATGATCTGGGTCCCGCCGAGCATCCGAAAGACGCGGAGCAAAATTTGAGCGTCAAAGCTTCTAGCGAGGATCTTAAAGCGGATGAAAAAGGGCAAAATTTATCAAACAAGCGTCCGCCGCAAAAATCAAAGCAAGCTAACGCACCGCAAAACGAAGCAAAAAATAAAGCTGAAAATACGGCAAAATCGCAGCCCTCGCCCAAGATAGACGAGGTTAAAAAGCAAGAGATTAGAAAAATCGCGTTTGAGAGTAAAAATTTGGGCGATTTCCACAACGGACTGGTTAAAAAATACGGCGCAGACGAGGCTGGCAAGCTGTATAAAGCGCTAAAACAAAAGGCAAAAGAGTATCTAAGTAGGCGGGGCGTGGCGAAATAG
- a CDS encoding cupin domain-containing protein, whose translation MSKIYNLNADTKVVAKSVVSKRIFDCDNAHVDVFAFDTGEELDHEMLFCDSLAWVVEGGASLHYGERQMRLGDEQACLIEKKVWRKLVFNEPTKYVSIDFKEDLMIDHLPKAAIFSLVDAVEYEEGKIVSKTLVKNESGSMSLLSFSKDQQLSTHAAPGDALLIALDGEMKLTIGDDHFDIKKGDTIVLPGKIPHGLKIPEKFKMLLIVTKDKM comes from the coding sequence ATGAGTAAAATTTACAATCTAAACGCCGACACGAAAGTTGTCGCAAAAAGCGTTGTTAGCAAGAGAATTTTTGATTGCGATAACGCTCACGTCGACGTGTTTGCCTTTGACACTGGCGAGGAGTTAGACCACGAGATGCTGTTTTGCGACAGCCTTGCGTGGGTCGTCGAGGGCGGCGCGAGCCTGCATTACGGCGAAAGACAAATGCGTCTAGGCGACGAGCAGGCTTGCCTGATAGAGAAAAAAGTTTGGCGAAAACTGGTTTTTAACGAACCGACGAAATACGTCTCAATCGATTTTAAGGAGGACTTAATGATAGATCATTTACCTAAGGCGGCTATTTTTAGCCTAGTAGATGCGGTCGAATACGAAGAAGGCAAAATCGTGAGCAAAACGCTCGTCAAAAACGAAAGCGGCTCGATGTCGCTACTGTCGTTTTCAAAAGACCAACAGCTCTCTACTCACGCGGCTCCGGGCGACGCTCTTTTGATTGCGCTTGACGGCGAGATGAAGCTAACCATCGGCGACGATCATTTTGATATCAAAAAGGGTGATACCATCGTGCTTCCGGGCAAAATCCCGCACGGACTAAAGATCCCGGAAAAATTTAAAATGTTACTCATCGTAACAAAAGATAAGATGTAG
- a CDS encoding HNH endonuclease signature motif containing protein: protein MKENSKILSIIAYYLSEYGSRAVIDLGFKNTTQAFEEISLHFDRNKNYIKLRRDEFDALPDSSSHRRGWKNRLPIKEVVDIAEYLKRLSYSELTQLVKSFLKHEIDSGTTIAKQYDILYDSETDIENIINFQDDTSVIKLKEGATSVRFYNRNIITSLKLLYKGKCQICNEVPSDLADISEAHHIEYFSVTQNNDANNIIILCPNHHRLIHRLNPKFDYETLSFIFPNGAAESVALDFHLGHLK, encoded by the coding sequence GTGAAAGAGAATAGTAAAATTTTATCTATCATAGCTTATTATTTGTCTGAATATGGCTCGAGAGCAGTTATTGATTTGGGGTTTAAGAATACGACTCAGGCTTTTGAAGAAATTTCTTTACACTTTGACCGAAATAAAAATTATATAAAGTTGAGAAGAGATGAATTTGATGCTTTGCCTGATAGTTCAAGTCACCGCAGAGGTTGGAAAAATAGACTACCAATAAAAGAAGTTGTTGATATCGCAGAGTATTTAAAGAGACTTTCTTATAGTGAATTAACTCAACTTGTAAAATCTTTTTTAAAACATGAAATAGATTCAGGGACAACCATTGCTAAGCAGTATGATATTTTATATGATTCTGAAACCGACATAGAAAACATTATAAATTTTCAAGATGATACCTCTGTAATTAAGTTAAAGGAGGGTGCAACGTCTGTAAGATTTTATAATAGGAATATAATAACTAGTCTAAAGCTTTTATATAAAGGTAAGTGTCAAATTTGCAATGAAGTACCATCTGATTTAGCTGATATTTCTGAGGCTCATCACATAGAATACTTTTCTGTGACACAAAACAATGATGCAAACAACATAATAATTCTATGTCCAAATCATCACAGATTAATACACAGATTGAATCCAAAATTTGATTATGAAACTTTAAGTTTTATATTTCCAAATGGAGCAGCAGAAAGTGTTGCATTAGATTTTCATTTAGGGCATTTAAAATGA
- the guaA gene encoding glutamine-hydrolyzing GMP synthase: MNNTIIVLDFGSQYTQLIARRLREQGVYTEILPFNVKVDEIKAKKPKGIILSGGPASVYAPDAYFCDEGVFKLKLPILGICYGMQLLAHKFGAEVAPASHKEYGKASLNALKSHPLFTDTPEKQIVWMSHSDLVKNLPNGFEAIATSENSPYCVFGDEKRKFYALQFHPEVQHSEFGTQILKNFAKYICGCESTWNMGSFAKTQIAKIKETVGNKKVLCAVSGGVDSSVTAALLAAAIPQNLILVFVDNGLLRTGEREQVEATFRTKLGVELVSIDASKTFLERLAGVTDPEKKRKIIGETFIEIFEKEAKKHDNVKFLAQGTLYTDIIESSVVGSSKTIKSHHNVGGLPDWMSFELIEPLREIFKDEVRQLGLELGLSRELVFRHPFPGPGLAIRIMGEVNTPSLELLRKADVILRDELKSSGWYNKTWQAFCVLLNVHSVGVMGDNRTYENAVCIRVVDASDGMTASFSRLPYDLLENVSRRIINEVDGINRVVYDISSKPPATIEWE, encoded by the coding sequence ATGAATAACACGATAATAGTTCTGGATTTTGGCTCGCAGTATACTCAGCTCATCGCTAGACGCTTGCGCGAGCAGGGCGTTTATACCGAGATTTTGCCTTTTAACGTCAAGGTCGATGAGATTAAAGCGAAAAAACCAAAAGGCATAATCCTAAGCGGCGGCCCTGCTAGCGTTTATGCTCCGGATGCGTATTTTTGCGACGAGGGCGTATTTAAGCTAAAGCTACCGATTTTAGGCATTTGCTACGGCATGCAGCTTTTGGCGCATAAATTCGGCGCAGAGGTCGCTCCGGCTTCTCACAAAGAGTACGGCAAGGCAAGCCTAAACGCCCTAAAATCCCATCCGCTCTTTACCGATACGCCTGAAAAGCAAATCGTCTGGATGAGCCACTCCGACCTCGTAAAAAACCTACCTAACGGCTTTGAGGCGATCGCGACTAGCGAAAATTCGCCTTACTGCGTATTTGGCGATGAAAAGCGCAAATTTTACGCGTTGCAGTTTCATCCAGAGGTACAGCACAGCGAGTTTGGTACTCAAATTTTAAAAAATTTCGCCAAATATATCTGCGGTTGCGAAAGCACGTGGAATATGGGTAGCTTTGCCAAAACCCAGATCGCTAAAATCAAAGAAACCGTGGGCAATAAAAAAGTCCTTTGCGCCGTTAGCGGAGGCGTGGATAGCTCTGTCACCGCCGCGCTTTTGGCTGCTGCGATACCGCAAAATTTGATCCTAGTTTTCGTCGATAACGGACTACTTAGAACGGGCGAGCGCGAGCAGGTTGAAGCGACTTTTAGGACAAAGCTTGGAGTCGAGCTAGTTAGCATAGACGCGAGTAAAACTTTTCTAGAAAGGCTCGCGGGTGTAACCGATCCAGAGAAAAAACGCAAGATAATCGGCGAAACTTTCATCGAAATTTTTGAAAAAGAGGCCAAAAAGCACGATAATGTCAAATTTTTAGCCCAAGGCACTCTTTATACGGATATCATCGAAAGCTCGGTTGTGGGATCTAGCAAGACAATCAAAAGCCACCACAACGTAGGCGGACTGCCTGATTGGATGAGCTTTGAGTTGATCGAGCCTCTAAGAGAAATTTTTAAAGACGAAGTGCGTCAGCTAGGACTTGAACTTGGCCTTTCGCGCGAGCTCGTGTTCCGTCATCCATTCCCGGGACCTGGTCTTGCGATCCGCATAATGGGTGAGGTAAATACTCCAAGCCTTGAGCTACTGCGCAAAGCCGACGTGATCCTGCGCGACGAGCTAAAATCAAGCGGCTGGTACAACAAAACGTGGCAAGCGTTTTGCGTACTGCTAAACGTGCACTCAGTGGGCGTCATGGGCGATAACCGCACCTACGAAAACGCCGTGTGCATACGCGTAGTGGACGCCAGCGACGGCATGACGGCCAGCTTCTCGCGCTTGCCGTACGACCTGCTAGAAAACGTCTCTCGCCGCATCATAAACGAAGTGGACGGCATTAACCGCGTAGTTTACGACATCTCGAGCAAACCGCCTGCAACGATAGAGTGGGAGTAG
- the nhaD gene encoding sodium:proton antiporter NhaD, producing MKIVGLLSLFFALAFGSGDAAGEALNLTTTWVGIASLIIFVVGYFFIATEENFHIDKAKPAIFIGTFMFLLIGFYMLANGLDVHLLQNEVNHLILEISQIVFFLMVAMTYIEALIERDVFNALKYNLVSKGYTYKRLFWLTGVLAFFISPVADNLTTALILSTVLLTIDKTNTNFLVAGAINIVVAANAGGAWSPFGDITTLMAWAAGKAPFIDFFALFPASIIGWLVTAFLLVRIVPAGSPHFDPATEPKVSIKKGGKVVIGLGAFTIFSAVMMHQLFHLPAMWGMMFGFSLLSIYTYIYKKTNKNEEPMHVFHYMSKIENNTLFFFFGILAAVGALHFVGFLNYAVSLYDKFGATAVNIGVGFLSAIVDNVPVMSAVLKANPMMGADTGENLSQWLLVTLTAGIGGSMISFGSAAGVGVMGKLKGIYTFGAHMKYAWTVVAGYIVSVVIWYIQFEIFHLYF from the coding sequence ATGAAGATCGTCGGACTTTTGAGTCTGTTTTTCGCTTTGGCCTTCGGTAGCGGCGACGCTGCGGGCGAGGCTTTAAATTTAACGACTACGTGGGTGGGTATCGCGAGCCTCATCATTTTCGTCGTGGGATATTTTTTCATCGCTACGGAGGAAAATTTTCACATCGATAAGGCTAAGCCGGCCATATTTATCGGCACTTTTATGTTCTTGCTTATCGGCTTTTATATGCTGGCAAACGGCCTAGATGTGCATTTGTTGCAAAATGAGGTAAATCACCTGATTTTAGAGATTTCGCAGATCGTATTTTTCCTCATGGTCGCGATGACCTATATCGAGGCGCTTATAGAGCGGGACGTGTTTAACGCGCTAAAATACAACCTCGTCTCAAAAGGCTACACGTATAAAAGACTCTTTTGGCTAACGGGCGTTTTGGCGTTTTTTATCAGCCCCGTCGCCGATAACCTAACTACGGCCCTTATCCTTTCTACCGTTCTTTTAACGATAGATAAGACCAATACGAATTTCCTAGTCGCAGGCGCGATAAACATCGTCGTCGCAGCAAATGCAGGTGGCGCATGGAGTCCGTTTGGCGATATCACGACGCTAATGGCGTGGGCTGCTGGCAAGGCTCCGTTTATCGACTTTTTCGCGCTTTTCCCAGCTTCTATTATCGGCTGGCTAGTTACGGCGTTTTTACTAGTACGCATCGTGCCTGCGGGTAGCCCGCATTTTGACCCTGCGACAGAGCCGAAGGTAAGCATCAAAAAAGGCGGCAAAGTCGTTATCGGTCTTGGCGCATTTACGATATTTTCGGCAGTTATGATGCACCAGCTCTTCCACCTACCTGCGATGTGGGGCATGATGTTTGGCTTCTCGCTTCTTAGCATCTACACATACATCTACAAAAAAACTAATAAAAACGAAGAGCCTATGCACGTCTTTCACTATATGTCAAAAATCGAAAACAACACGCTTTTCTTCTTCTTCGGTATCCTTGCCGCCGTCGGCGCGCTACACTTCGTCGGATTTTTGAACTACGCCGTTTCTCTTTATGATAAATTTGGCGCCACTGCCGTAAATATAGGCGTCGGCTTCCTATCCGCTATCGTGGATAACGTCCCTGTTATGTCCGCCGTGCTAAAAGCAAATCCTATGATGGGCGCGGATACGGGCGAAAATTTAAGCCAGTGGCTACTAGTTACCCTAACTGCCGGTATCGGCGGCTCGATGATTAGCTTCGGTTCTGCTGCCGGCGTTGGCGTCATGGGCAAACTAAAAGGCATCTATACCTTCGGCGCGCATATGAAATACGCTTGGACCGTGGTTGCCGGCTATATCGTATCGGTCGTGATCTGGTACATACAGTTTGAAATTTTCCATTTGTATTTTTAA
- the uvrC gene encoding excinuclease ABC subunit UvrC, with the protein MLIDEIRSLPAQPGVYQYFDKAGKLLYVGKAKILKNRVKSYFSFTPALAPSPKVSPRIHKMISEAVHLEYIVTPSEADALILENSFIKQLRPKYNILLRDDKTYPYIYVNLDEDFPRFEITRKIVRGKNVKYFGPYFRGARELLDALRLSFKLVQSKSALKATGAYLPYQIGYSEAPLISKISPADYAKVVEGAIAALNNPLSMLPKLVNLMNKYAQNENYEQAALVRDKINAIKDLDVKIEVDLAKLEDFEVFAVGAEQNLLCAVRFSVHGGKISGVYQNITNAKMSSQGDLNDAYKQIVLESFPAGAPVVSAKIYALEAFEDANLVEEILTARHGRKFSISVPKIGEKKRICEMALTNAQVSIQKYLKTHDDAFLDELKEYFGLACAPYAIETFDNSHMFGAAAVGAMVRFEHGNFAKEHYRHMHLSHANDYDQMRQMLTERALRFDKLSPPDLWLIDGGQALLDLATDIIASSGANVDILAISKEKIDAKAHRAKGGARDKIYASSGVFTLPVGDRRLQFFQRLRDEAHRFAITFHQKTKRKEDLGASKLADAGVSAGSIAKLVKFYGSFEAIMTATSEEIEKMTNRSVAAKIKQLKESEI; encoded by the coding sequence TTGCTAATCGACGAGATCCGCTCGCTGCCTGCTCAGCCCGGCGTTTATCAGTATTTCGACAAGGCCGGCAAGCTGCTTTACGTCGGCAAGGCTAAAATTTTAAAAAACCGCGTTAAAAGCTACTTTTCGTTTACGCCCGCGCTCGCCCCCTCGCCCAAGGTTAGCCCGCGCATACACAAGATGATCAGCGAGGCCGTGCACCTCGAGTATATCGTGACTCCCAGCGAAGCTGACGCGCTGATACTGGAAAACTCCTTCATCAAGCAGCTAAGGCCCAAATACAATATCTTGCTACGCGACGATAAGACATACCCCTACATCTACGTAAATTTAGACGAGGATTTTCCGCGCTTTGAGATCACGCGAAAGATCGTCCGCGGCAAAAACGTCAAGTATTTCGGCCCGTATTTTCGCGGAGCGCGCGAGCTTTTGGATGCGCTTAGGCTGAGCTTTAAACTCGTGCAAAGCAAAAGCGCGCTCAAAGCCACGGGCGCATATCTGCCCTATCAGATCGGCTATTCAGAAGCCCCGCTCATCAGTAAAATTTCGCCCGCAGACTACGCCAAGGTAGTAGAGGGCGCGATCGCGGCGCTAAACAATCCCCTTTCTATGCTGCCAAAGCTCGTAAATTTGATGAACAAATACGCCCAAAACGAAAACTACGAGCAAGCCGCCCTCGTGCGCGATAAAATCAACGCTATCAAAGACCTAGACGTCAAAATCGAGGTCGATCTAGCTAAGCTTGAAGATTTTGAGGTTTTTGCCGTGGGCGCGGAGCAAAATTTGCTTTGTGCGGTGCGTTTTAGCGTGCACGGCGGCAAAATCAGCGGCGTGTATCAAAACATCACAAACGCCAAAATGAGCTCGCAAGGCGACCTAAACGACGCCTACAAGCAAATCGTCCTAGAGAGCTTTCCAGCTGGCGCGCCCGTCGTGAGCGCCAAAATTTACGCGCTTGAAGCCTTTGAGGACGCAAACCTCGTAGAGGAGATCTTGACCGCTCGTCACGGCCGCAAATTTAGCATCTCCGTTCCTAAAATCGGCGAGAAAAAGCGCATCTGCGAAATGGCGCTAACAAACGCGCAAGTCTCTATCCAAAAGTACCTAAAAACCCATGACGACGCGTTTTTGGACGAGCTAAAGGAGTATTTCGGCCTCGCATGCGCGCCGTATGCCATCGAGACTTTTGACAACTCGCATATGTTCGGCGCGGCTGCAGTCGGCGCGATGGTGCGCTTTGAGCACGGAAACTTCGCCAAGGAGCACTACCGTCACATGCACCTCTCCCACGCAAACGACTACGATCAGATGCGCCAGATGCTTACAGAGCGCGCTTTGCGGTTTGACAAACTTAGTCCGCCCGATCTCTGGCTCATCGACGGCGGTCAGGCGCTGCTGGATCTTGCTACGGATATCATCGCTAGTAGCGGTGCAAACGTCGATATACTCGCCATCTCAAAAGAAAAAATAGACGCCAAAGCCCACCGCGCAAAAGGTGGCGCGAGGGATAAAATTTACGCTAGCAGCGGCGTATTTACGCTACCCGTCGGCGACAGACGACTACAGTTTTTCCAGCGACTTCGCGACGAGGCGCACAGATTCGCCATTACCTTTCATCAAAAAACCAAGCGCAAGGAGGATCTGGGCGCTAGCAAGCTAGCAGACGCGGGCGTATCGGCGGGAAGTATCGCAAAGCTCGTTAAATTTTACGGTAGCTTTGAGGCGATAATGACCGCGACTAGCGAGGAAATAGAAAAGATGACAAATAGGAGCGTAGCAGCCAAGATCAAGCAACTAAAAGAGAGTGAAATTTGA
- a CDS encoding tetratricopeptide repeat protein, whose protein sequence is MNKFIFLAIFTAVSLNAAKCDTSGLQKDCDAGDFESCDNLGLAYIGIKLEECDLDKNYEKAFALFKKACDGEYVRACVNLGVAYRKGEGVKADAPKAAELYKKACDSGYLLGCANLGSLYEQGLGVKKDAQKAGEIWRKSCEAKDGMSCFNLGALYYNAMLGEKDVASAKNYLQKACAYGWKDGCEAAEAIEKAAKR, encoded by the coding sequence ATGAATAAATTTATATTTTTAGCTATTTTTACGGCGGTTTCTTTAAATGCGGCAAAATGCGATACGAGCGGACTGCAAAAAGATTGCGACGCGGGCGATTTTGAGAGCTGCGATAATTTAGGCCTTGCCTACATCGGCATCAAGCTTGAGGAATGCGACCTGGACAAAAACTATGAAAAGGCCTTTGCGCTGTTTAAAAAGGCGTGCGACGGGGAGTACGTGCGAGCCTGCGTAAATTTGGGCGTCGCCTACCGCAAAGGAGAGGGCGTCAAGGCCGATGCGCCAAAGGCCGCCGAGCTCTATAAAAAAGCCTGCGATAGCGGTTATTTGCTGGGTTGCGCAAATTTAGGCTCGCTTTATGAGCAGGGGCTCGGCGTCAAAAAAGACGCGCAAAAAGCGGGAGAAATCTGGCGCAAATCCTGCGAGGCAAAAGACGGGATGTCGTGCTTTAATCTGGGCGCACTCTACTACAACGCGATGCTTGGCGAAAAAGACGTAGCTAGCGCAAAAAACTATCTGCAAAAGGCGTGCGCTTACGGCTGGAAAGATGGCTGCGAAGCGGCGGAAGCGATAGAAAAAGCCGCGAAACGATAA
- the dnaJ gene encoding molecular chaperone DnaJ, with the protein MEIDYYEILEISKNSDSETIKKAFRKLALKYHPDRNQGDKEAEENFKKVNEAYQVLGDEEKRAIYDRYGKAGLEGRGGFSSSGFSADFDLGDIFNSFFGGGFSSGASSRKRSSDKYPLDLEIALRIKFNEAVFGAEKEIDFTIKKPCQTCKGSGSKDGKTHVCPHCEGRGRISQQRGFMSFVQECPYCNGTGETVKDRCSDCGGSGFKEERQSVKVNIPEGIDDGMRMRVSEKGNVSSTGARGDLYVHIEVEADEHFVRHESDVYIEIPVFFTQAILGETITIPTLKGTTELKLPVGAKDKQQFVFDGLGVKNVNSKRYGRLVAQISIKTPKELTGEQISLLNQLQESFGIKAGKASYDEEEDEGILDKIKGWFKGEESGDKGKKKGKKA; encoded by the coding sequence GTGGAAATAGACTACTACGAAATTTTAGAAATCAGCAAAAATAGCGACTCTGAAACCATAAAAAAAGCATTTAGAAAACTAGCACTAAAGTACCACCCGGACCGCAATCAAGGCGACAAAGAAGCGGAAGAAAATTTTAAAAAGGTAAACGAAGCCTACCAGGTGTTAGGCGACGAGGAAAAGCGCGCGATATACGATAGATACGGCAAGGCTGGGCTTGAGGGCAGAGGCGGCTTTAGCTCTAGCGGGTTTAGCGCGGATTTTGATTTGGGCGACATATTTAACTCGTTTTTTGGCGGCGGATTTAGCTCTGGCGCAAGCAGCCGCAAAAGAAGCAGCGACAAATATCCGCTCGATCTAGAGATAGCTCTTAGGATCAAATTTAACGAAGCGGTATTCGGCGCCGAAAAAGAGATAGATTTTACGATCAAAAAACCGTGCCAGACATGCAAAGGCAGCGGTTCGAAAGACGGCAAAACTCACGTATGTCCGCACTGCGAGGGTAGGGGCCGGATATCGCAGCAGCGAGGCTTTATGAGCTTCGTGCAGGAGTGTCCGTACTGCAACGGCACGGGCGAAACGGTCAAGGATAGATGCTCTGATTGCGGCGGTAGCGGCTTTAAAGAGGAGCGCCAAAGCGTCAAAGTAAATATCCCCGAGGGCATCGACGACGGCATGCGCATGCGCGTGAGCGAAAAGGGCAACGTCTCCTCAACGGGCGCCAGAGGCGATCTATACGTGCATATCGAGGTTGAAGCCGACGAGCATTTCGTACGTCACGAAAGCGACGTTTATATCGAGATTCCGGTATTTTTCACGCAAGCTATCCTGGGCGAGACGATCACGATCCCGACGCTAAAAGGCACGACCGAGCTAAAACTACCAGTCGGCGCAAAAGACAAGCAGCAGTTCGTATTTGACGGCCTTGGCGTAAAAAACGTAAATAGCAAAAGATACGGCAGGCTCGTAGCGCAAATCTCCATAAAAACGCCAAAAGAGCTAACGGGCGAGCAAATCTCTCTACTAAATCAGCTACAAGAAAGCTTTGGTATCAAGGCCGGCAAGGCGAGCTACGACGAAGAAGAGGACGAAGGAATCTTGGACAAGATAAAGGGGTGGTTTAAGGGCGAAGAGTCTGGCGACAAAGGCAAGAAAAAAGGCAAAAAGGCGTAA
- a CDS encoding response regulator transcription factor, translated as MINVLMIEDDPEFAQILSEYLSDFNIKVTNFEDPYLGLSAGVKNFDLLILDLTLPGMDGLEVCKEIRSKYNIPIIISSARSDISDKVVGLQLGADDYLPKPYDPKEMYARIMSLIRRYKKTNEVQEEVVDTLFRIDERRHEIYYNNESLTLTPAEYEILSYLIKQHSFSVSREQLVYNCKSLKDKDSKSLDVIIGRLRTKIGDSSKAPKHIFSVRGIGYKLIG; from the coding sequence ATGATTAATGTTTTAATGATTGAAGACGATCCGGAATTCGCGCAAATCCTATCCGAGTACTTGAGCGATTTTAATATAAAAGTAACAAATTTCGAAGATCCTTATTTGGGACTAAGCGCCGGAGTGAAAAATTTCGACCTGCTCATCCTAGACCTTACGCTACCTGGCATGGACGGCCTAGAAGTGTGCAAAGAGATCCGCAGCAAATACAACATCCCTATCATCATCTCCTCTGCTCGCAGCGACATCAGCGACAAGGTCGTAGGGTTGCAGCTAGGAGCGGACGACTATCTACCAAAACCGTACGATCCAAAGGAAATGTACGCGCGCATAATGAGCTTAATCCGCCGCTACAAAAAGACCAACGAAGTGCAAGAAGAGGTCGTTGATACGCTGTTTAGGATAGATGAGCGCAGACACGAAATCTACTACAACAACGAAAGCCTAACGCTAACGCCGGCAGAGTATGAGATCTTGAGCTATCTTATCAAGCAACACAGCTTTTCAGTCTCTCGCGAGCAACTGGTTTATAACTGCAAAAGCCTAAAAGACAAGGACTCAAAGAGCCTAGACGTCATCATCGGCAGACTAAGAACCAAGATCGGCGACAGCTCAAAAGCGCCTAAACATATATTTTCGGTACGCGGAATAGGCTATAAACTCATAGGATGA